Part of the Paenibacillus aurantius genome, TATTCCTCCTCCAGGAGCATCCGCTGCTGCAGCAGCCGGTACAAGCCGGGGACTTCCCGGTCGATCCGGACGGGCTTCCAGTCCCGGTTCAGCCAAACGTGCTTGGTGTTTCCTTCCACAAGCAGCTCCCCGGCCGGCTCCACCGTCTCCTCGTCCAAGGAACGGGCTCCCCGGTCCTCTTTCTCTTCGATCCGCCGGATCTCGCAATCAAACTGGATCCGGATGGGGGAATGCGCGGTCACCCGGGTATAGACCGTGATCCGGTCGTCGTAGCGGGCCGGCTTCCGGAATTTGAGCTCCGCCTCCAGAACCGGAAGCAGAAGCCCCCGCTCCTCAAGGTCCTTATAAGTCATCCCGAGGGCCCGGATCATTTCCGTGCGTCCGATTTCGAACCAATTCAAATAATTGGCGTGATACACGACTCCCATCTGATCGGTTTCCTGATAGCGGACGCGAAGTTCAAGCTTGTGCCAGGGTGCAGCCATGAGGTCCCCTCCTTAACCGGCTATAGCGGTGTTAATCCGACACCGCTTCCGGTAATCTTCCTTCTGGTAAAAAAGTGAAGCAGGAAACCCCCGCTCCACTTTGAATGATTTAATATACGTTACAGGACTTTGGCTTTGCCGGAGTAAACCACGCCGACCTCGGCATAGAGGGATACTTCCATCCCGTCCTCCAGCAGCGTCATGGCGTCCTTTACCCCCACGATAACCGGGATGCCCAGGTTAAGGCCAACAATGGCCGCATGGGACGTAATCCCGCCGGTTTCGGTAATGATGCCGGCCGCCTTCTCCAGAGCCGGCATGAATTCCTTGTCCGTCGCCGCCGTTACGAGAATGCAGCCCTCGGATACATGCTTGAGGGCTTCTTCCGGCGTGCGGGCCACACAGATTTTGCCGGTGATGCTTTGGCTTCCAATGCCTTGGCCCTTCGCGACCATTTCCCCGACAAGGTGAACCTTGATCAGGTTCGTGGAGCCGGAACGGCCCACCGGTACGCCGGCTGTAATGACCACGAGATCGCCAAGCCGGATCAGCCCCTGCTTGATGCTGTTGTCCACCGCCATCTCGATCATTTCATCCGTCGTCTTGGCCTTCTCTCCCATAATCGGGATAACGCCCCACACCAAGGCCAGCCGGCGCATAACTCCCTCGTTCGTTGTGAACGCGATAATCGGGGCGGCCGGGCGGTATTTGGACACCATGCGCGCCGTATAGCCGCTTTCCGTCGAAGTAATGATCGCCTGGGCATGAAGGTCAAGAGCCGAGTTAGCGACAGCCTGGGAAATGGCTTCGGTCACCGTCACCTGCTGCTGCTGGCTCTGCTTGATGAAGATTTCGCGGTGCTCCAGAGCGGATTCGGCACGCTCGGCGATCCGGGCCATGGTCGTAACGGACTCCACCGGATACTTCCCGGCAGCCGATTCCCCGGACAGCATAACGGCGTCCGTTCCATCAAAGATTGCGTTCGCCACGTCGTTTGCTTCCGCGCGGGTCGGCCGCGGGTTGCGCTGCATGGAATCGAGCATCTGGGTCGCCGTGATAACCGGCTTGCCTGCTACGTTGCACTTCTGGATGATCTTCTTCTGAACGAGCGGCACTTCTTCCGCCGGAATCTCTACGCCGAGGTCTCCGCGGGCTACCATTAGACCGTCCGACACCTGAAGGATCTCGTCGAGGTTGTCCACGCCTTCCTGGTTCTCGATCTTGGAAATGATCTGAATGTGGGAAGCGTCGTTCTTCTCCAACAGATCGCGGATTTCGAGCACGTCACTTGCTTTGCGTACGAAAGAAGCGGCGATGAAGTCAACGCCTTGCTCGATTCCGAACAGGATATCGTTCGCATCCTTCTCGGTAATGCCGGGCAGGGAAATCTTGACGCCCGGTACGTTGACGCCTTTCTTGCTCTTGATCGGACCGCCGTTTACGATGCGGCAAGTGATTTCCGTTCCCTGCACATCCTCAACCGTCAAGCCGATGAGGCCGTCGTCGATCAGGATGGTCGAGCCGATATGAACGTCCTGCGGAAGCTCCGCGTACGTTACGGAAATGCGGTTCTTGTCCCCAAGAATCTCCTCGGTGGTAAGCACGAGGGTCTCGTCCTGCACGAGCTCAAGCGGCTCTTCCTTTAATTTGCCGGTGCGGATTTCGGGTCCTTTGGTATCGAGAAGGATCGCGACATTCCTGCCGAGCTCCTGGCCTACCTTGCGGATGTTGGTGATCCGTCCTCCATGTTCGTCAAAATCTCCGTGGGAAAAATTCAGACGGGCCACGTTCATCCCGGCCGTGATGAGCTTCTTCAGCATATCCGGATGTTCGCTGGCCGGTCCGATGGTACATACAATCTTTGTTTTGCGCATGGTTTCTTTTTCCTCCTGTTTGGAACGCATTTCTATCTAGCATGAAGTCTTAACAGCCGACTCCAGGGATAAACGTTGACGCGAGAAAGCCCTTAGGGCCGCCGGCTCGCAAGCTCCTCTACCCGAGGTGCTGATAATGGCTGACCCGGCCAAGGGCTCGGAATTTGTTGAAGCGGTCTTCCTTCAGCTCTTCCCGGGACATCGGAAGAAGCTCCTGCAAATGCTGCCACAGCTTCTCCCGGATCGCATCGGCCTGCAGGCTCTTGTCCTTGTGGGCGCCTCCCTTTGGCTCCGGTACGATATCGTCGATCACGCCGAGCTCCAGGATGTCCTGGGCCGTTATCTTCATCTTCTCGGCCGCTTCGAGGGAACGGGAGGCGTCCTTGAACAGAATGGACGCCGCTCCTTCCGGCGAAATGACGGAATAGATGGCGTGCTCGAGCATGAGAACGCGGTTGCCGACACCCAAGGCCAATGCCCCGCCGCTTCCTCCTTCTCCGATCACGACACAAATCACCGGCACTCCGAAGGAGGCCATCTCCCTCAGGTTGCGGGCTATGGCTTCCGCCTGCCCCCGCTCCTCCGCGGCTCCGCCCGGGTAGGCACCCGGAACGTCGATGAATGTAATGATCGGACGGTTGAATTTATCCGCCTGCTGCATGAGCCGAAGGGCTTTGCGGAATCCCTCGGGATGCGGCATGCCGAAGTTGCGGGCAATGTTATCCTTGGTGTCCTTGCCCTTCTGGTGGCCGACGACGGTAACCGGCAGCCCGTTCAGCTTGGCGATTCCGCCTACGATGGCCAGATCGTCGGCAAACATCCGGTCTCCATGAAGCTCGAGGAAATCCGTGCAGACCGC contains:
- a CDS encoding acyl-CoA thioesterase, whose protein sequence is MAAPWHKLELRVRYQETDQMGVVYHANYLNWFEIGRTEMIRALGMTYKDLEERGLLLPVLEAELKFRKPARYDDRITVYTRVTAHSPIRIQFDCEIRRIEEKEDRGARSLDEETVEPAGELLVEGNTKHVWLNRDWKPVRIDREVPGLYRLLQQRMLLEEE
- the pyk gene encoding pyruvate kinase, translating into MRKTKIVCTIGPASEHPDMLKKLITAGMNVARLNFSHGDFDEHGGRITNIRKVGQELGRNVAILLDTKGPEIRTGKLKEEPLELVQDETLVLTTEEILGDKNRISVTYAELPQDVHIGSTILIDDGLIGLTVEDVQGTEITCRIVNGGPIKSKKGVNVPGVKISLPGITEKDANDILFGIEQGVDFIAASFVRKASDVLEIRDLLEKNDASHIQIISKIENQEGVDNLDEILQVSDGLMVARGDLGVEIPAEEVPLVQKKIIQKCNVAGKPVITATQMLDSMQRNPRPTRAEANDVANAIFDGTDAVMLSGESAAGKYPVESVTTMARIAERAESALEHREIFIKQSQQQQVTVTEAISQAVANSALDLHAQAIITSTESGYTARMVSKYRPAAPIIAFTTNEGVMRRLALVWGVIPIMGEKAKTTDEMIEMAVDNSIKQGLIRLGDLVVITAGVPVGRSGSTNLIKVHLVGEMVAKGQGIGSQSITGKICVARTPEEALKHVSEGCILVTAATDKEFMPALEKAAGIITETGGITSHAAIVGLNLGIPVIVGVKDAMTLLEDGMEVSLYAEVGVVYSGKAKVL
- the accA gene encoding acetyl-CoA carboxylase carboxyl transferase subunit alpha, with amino-acid sequence MAGELPFEQPLLEFRAKIDELRKLGADKKIDFSDEIGRLEERYKVLEEEIYANLTVQHKMQIAKSPMRPTTLDYIQAVCTDFLELHGDRMFADDLAIVGGIAKLNGLPVTVVGHQKGKDTKDNIARNFGMPHPEGFRKALRLMQQADKFNRPIITFIDVPGAYPGGAAEERGQAEAIARNLREMASFGVPVICVVIGEGGSGGALALGVGNRVLMLEHAIYSVISPEGAASILFKDASRSLEAAEKMKITAQDILELGVIDDIVPEPKGGAHKDKSLQADAIREKLWQHLQELLPMSREELKEDRFNKFRALGRVSHYQHLG